The segment aatttttattaatttatttagcaATTCACAAACAATGTTAATACCAAAtactataataaaaaaaacatatgGATAGTTAGGTACCAATCCACATTAGAGCTTTTTAAGTGCATGTACCACATTAGACATTTTATGAAAGTAAGAATATTAcaataaaatacatattaataATTCATGTcccaaattaaaaaattcaaaataaaaataccaTATTGAACATTTTATGAAAGTACGAAAATCaaatatgaaattattattatgattatcaaacatatataaaatattaaacatttcattttcaataaaaaacAATTTGTAGTAATATCTATTTTAAAAAGACCACACCCATGAAAACCTCTCATCTAAATAACCCTACTTTTCGGAAATTAATTTAGCAAGATTTTTGTGATTGGAAAAAGTCATTTATATGTCTAAAAGCTGTTCTAATTTGTCTGATTATTCCCAAATCATCAAAACTATTGCTGCAAATCAGCACTATAGAGTTGACCCTTTCTTTTGGCTTTTATTAATCATTTTGTGTCTAAGAAATTTCTAACACATTCTCCGTGTAATTATGGGTTATTTCCAAAATGATGATCAAATGGCGTTTGGTTCACGTTACACAAATCACCATAAATGAATAATATCTTTACAGATCAGTTCTTCTTTAATTATTATAGcattcaaaaaattaaataaaaagttgtaaaattgaaGTGCCAaaatattaactttctttttaaaaatattatatatataggtTATAGTtcttttaaaatgaattttttatatgAAAAATGGTTGGGTGAATTTTGTTTTAAGATTTTCTGCGTTTTGTTATATAATTAATCAGCTTTTGGTATTGGGGTCAGTGACAAATCATATAAAAAATCGTAAGGTCAATTGACTcagaagaaattttattttatgaaaaatttaattttataaaaatagaacaaTCTTTCTCTattcattaaaattcaaaattttctatttctttaatttttattcaacatTATCACTAttgtttcaaaatatatatatttaaaaaaatatttttacaagaTGAGCATTCAAATCAGTTTCTCTAATTTGATAACAATTATTCCTTCTTCTTTTTCAAACTTTATTGAGTAATCTCTAAAAAATTAATATAGTAGTTTTGCTTGTGATAGATTATAGTTTATATGCAATATTCAAGCTCGATTGATTGAATGATTTTGAGATATTGATTCTGTATGAAAGTACTAACATCTTGACTGGATAATAATTCGCGATACGACACGTAGCAACCCTAAAAGGCGCTTGAACAATAAGCCCACCATTAGCAAATCGAGAGGTCACCTATGAACTAGCCCTCTCGTAAGGACTATTCAGACAACGAGTGGACTGATCTTCATTGGGAACATAGAATCGTTTGGTCATCAAACTTCACGTGGACTCAACTACTTTATCTTATCAAAGACAAAATAAATGACAAGATTTGTTTTGTTAGAGACATCCTCGTCCCATCAAAGACACCCCTCCCACGAGCTCTATAAtgattgtaacgccctaattttcaggaattttgtgaatgttggcaaaatttcatgctttgattttgtcatttgtgagtgaaattatgaaataggacctatgtgaaaatgtttgaaaatgctataggctaatttgtagtggccaaataaatagtagtgcaaaataggaggatttgcatgtcaaacctcccattttacaagaagtggccggccatcatgttgttgaagacaatatgtgcacttgatatccataatttatggtacaaattgataaaaaattgataatgggttaggtaaatgtttcatgatgggcatgataagcattatgggcattttttttattgacattatggcataggtatggcacaaataatataggttattttgtgtcataaaatgttgggtaataaaataacaaaaggatcaAAAAagcaaagttttgtccatctttgttcatcatagccgaaagttagagaagagaaaggagaggagaaagctcttgagtattcggtcactaggaggaggaaaattgaaggtaagttcttggtaccttgcttctattttgaggttcatgagttcttcttgattctaccttaactcttgaagcatattttggtttttagttgtgttgtgagcatttattcatgaattaaaatgaaggaaatggttgttgtttcatgttcttttgatgaaaaatggaagataggtgaagttgagccaaacaaatgagcatgcatgtgcctggtatagccccgaatgtggtggaatattggttggaggccacagaacggattatggacaacttggactgctctgaggagattatgaatggggtatctgtactaagtcctttgggtcactcggttagggtagacaaactgtatagggatgtacccttagaaactcaaggtaggattttccctggagatctgatggagttaccgttcggagagtttgatctcattttggaaatggactggcttgttaaacataaagcgactctggattgtgctgctaaacgaatggtgttaaggaccacaaaggatgaggaggttatagtgataggtgagcgaagggattatttgtccaatgtggtgtcggcattaagagccgaaaagtggattcgaaaaggttgtgaggtctatttggcatttgtaagtcagtcagaagaggagggactgacagtggataaggttaggaccgtaaaagagttccaagatgtttttccggaagagcttccaggattgcctccgaaccgagaagttgagtttggaatagatttgttgcttggaacggcgcccgtgtccatcgcaccgtataggatggcaccgaaggagttagtggagttaaaggcacaaattcaagagttgttggataggggcttcattaggtcaagcgtgtctccatggggagcaccggtgctattcatgaagaagaaggatggtacaatacgGATGTACAGTGATTattgccagttgaacaaactgataattaagaataagtatccactgccaaggattgacgatctgtttgaccagcttagaggggcttctgtattttctaagatcgacctccgatctggatatcatcagttaagggtcaaggaggcggatatccataagacgggatttaggactcggtatggtcattacgagtttttggttatgccatttggactgacgaatacTCCTGcaacatttatggatctgatgaatcgggtgtcctaaccattcttggatcgattcgtagtcgtcttcattgatgatatcctagtatattctgaaactgaagcgaaacatgatgagcatctccgtatagtgctgtgagtgttaagggagaataaactctttgcgaagttcagcaagtgtgaattttggttgagggaggtaaccttcttaggacatgtggtctctgccaaagggattaaggtggaccctcgaaagattgaagcaattttggagtggaagccacctaggacgtgtcagaaattcaaagtttcctagggttggcaggatactacagaaggtttgtggaaggtttttctgtgatggcagcacctctgacaaaactcataaggaaaggagtatcgtttgtatggactgaaaagcagtaggaagcttttgagaagttgaagaaagttctgactgaagcacctgtattgattcagccagagtctggaaaaaattttactgtgtacagtgacgcatcacacgtgggtttgggctgcgtgttaatgcagaaaggtaaggtggttgcatatgcatcacgatagcttaaacctcacgaaaggaactatcctactcatgatttggagttagcggcagtgatatttgcacttaagatttggagatattacttgtacggggagaggtgtattatatacacagaccacaagagtcttaagtatttgttaactcagaaggagctgaaccttaggcaaagaagatggattaagttgcttaaggattatgactgttcgatcgagtatcacctaggcaaggctaatgtggtagccaatgctttaagtcgtagaaccatatctgatctgagagcaatgtttgctcgtttgagtctgtatgatgatggtagtttgttggctgaattgcaagtaaggccaacctgggtggagcagattaaggaaaagcagttggaagatgagtctttggttgctcgttttcaacaagttaaggaaggggaaacttctgagttcggtttaaatggtgatggagttctgtgtttctgaggaagaatttgtgttccgagggactctgatttaaggcagacaatattgaaggaagctcatggaggactatgtaccatgcatcctagagggaataagttgtatcacgacttgcgagaattgtactggtggcctggacttaagcgagaagtaacagagtttgtaggaaaatgtctgacatgccaacaagtgaaagctgagcatcaattaccttctggactgttacagccggtgaagataccactttggaagtgggagagggtaaccatggactttgtgagtgggttgcctttgacaccatcaaagaaagactcggtgtgggtgattgaggataggttgaccaaatcagcccatttcatacctgtacgtactgacttttcgcttcaaaagttagccaagctgtatgtggcgaAGATTGtatgacttcatggagtcccagtttcgattgtctctgaccgggatcccagattcacatctcgattttggcaaaagttgcatgaggcattggggacgcgattgaattttagtacggctttccatccccaaactgatggtcagtcaaagagggttattcagattctggaggacatgttgaggggatgcgtgattgactttcgaggtagttgggaggattacttgccgttggcgaatttgcgtacaataacagcttacggcgagtattcaaatggcaccgtatgaagcactgtatggacgaaggtgtcgtacacctagttgttggactgaactaggagagcgaaaaattcttggaccagagttggtagctgatactgaggataaggtcagaataattagggaccggttaaaagaagcatctgataggcaaaagtcatatgcagatttgaagcgtaaggagattgagtactcagtaggtgatatggtcttcttaaaggtttctccttgaaagaagatattaaggttcggtaagatgggcaagttgagtccgcggttcattgggccttatcgggttttgaagcgagtaggcccagtggcttatcaattggaattacctcgagttagacagattcacgatgttttcacgtctccatgttaaggcgttatcgttcgacCTGCTCATGTCCCGCCATTGCGAGAAATTGAAGTTCGgtcgatttgacctttgaggaggagcctgcaaatattggctcgagatgttaaggttctcgaaGGAAATCATCCGTTAGTGAAAGTTCTTTACGTAATCATGgaaaggaagaagctacttgggaatcgaagagactatgcgtcaacaataccctcaactatttggatcgtaaatttcgaggtcaaatttctttaaggggtagagttgtaacgccccaattttcggaatttgtgaatgttggaaaaatttcatactttgattttgtcatttgtgagtgaaattatgaaataggacctatgtgaaaatgtttgaaaatgctataggctaatttgtagtggccaaataaatagtagtgcaaaataggaggatttgcatgtcaaacctcccattttacaagaagtggccggccatcatgttgttgaagacaatatgtgcacttgatatccataatttatggtacaaattgataaaaaattgataatgggttaggtaaatgttccatgatgggcatgataagcattataggcatttttttattgacattatggcataggtatggcacaaataatataggttattttgtgtcataaaatgttgggtaataaaataacaaaaggatgaaaagaacaaagttttggcCATCTTttttcatcatagccgaaagttagagaagagaaaggagaggagaaagctcttgagtattcggtcactaggaggaggaaaattgaaggtaagttcttggtaccttgcttctattttgaggttcatgagttcttcttgattctaccttaactcttgaaacatattttggtttttagttgtgttgtgagcatttagtcatgaattaaaatgaaggaaatggttgttgtttcatgttcttttgatgaaaaatggaagataggtgaagttgagccaaacaaatgagcatgaaTGTGCCTtggatgctaaagggaaaaatcggctaacatgttgtgctttaaaatgatgaaatggggattatacttaagtaaaatcatagatatgtgatgattgattggtgatatacatgtttaaataacatgcatgcaaggtatgtgtgaaagagtgatttggtaataaatctttGGGACAAAAGaagaacgtgactttggaaaatcaccataaattatgggagataaattagaagctgaataaattatgtaattaaagcttattgagtatagtttcaaatgaaataaacaagaacatattttgaattctgtacaatgagaaatttgattcgtaatgaagagtggtcagactagtcaaacagtgaaacatgggaaactttgagaaaaatctggtattgattggctaaaagaaaaattctgaaaattttatggatagaagatatattagtctatttttagggaaaattaacagcacttgatttggagtttcgtagctccagttataaatgatttagtgactatttctcaagaagacagcttgcagtgaaattatgattatgtggtaaacactgacaaaaatttgttaatgagttgcttattgatttcttataagcttactctgatctgtaggtgtggttggccgaatattgtaaggggttaatacgtagttcgtatttgaatagttagattaacatgttagtaatgCAATTGTagggttcgtgtgtggatctcgtcagcatatcgtcgcaaacaagtgtgtaactgacaccctctcatagactagattggcaaaagtcgaaaagccgaaatgccgaaaagtcggtattttgagaatttgcgagtgtgcgaatgctcgtaagatagttaggtttgtatatttggtaatctaaagtaataaactgcagtacgcgcaatttcgtatattttgataatttgggcttaatgggctaaagatcgggttcatgggccaacagcccaattcAAGAAGTATGCttgtaagtgttcgatagtacgtaaatagttaggatatgcatgaaaaccctaaaagtagctaaattactataatacccctatgtatggaaaattactgttatacccctaggtgcaaaattaccgttatacccctagggttaattttgactgaaaagcatgacgatctgattctatGATGTATgtcatgattatatatctgttgcatggggacatgggttatattatggaggaagcgtcctggtggctatgccacaattatttgatctggtggctctgccacatatatctgttctggtggctatgccacgattatctgatctggtggctctgccacatatatctcttctggtggctctgccacaatatctgtatctggtgacttcgtcataatatctggcagcctcgctgctatttctgtggtgtgtagcggttgggtgggtcgagtagtctccccacatggtgtaaggttggtacgggggtgttatggatgaatctgggttgggtttctgcataaacatgtaatatatgtTCTGTTATGTTATGgacctatgggctttattctgaattctgttttgggctaaggccaacttattctatttctgtggtttaagctgatataggctatggttgggttaatttacacactgagtttccccaaactcaccccttttatttaatttcatccacgcaggtaatccccaaccatagtgggcttggagctgtgagggaattcggagtggccacccgttctgaaagtttgattttcttctggtgaactggacatccttttatttacgtttgaagttttgggtttttaaatgtaataaggccgcttaattatttttgatggttttaatatgtattactaagataggtattacttattttaactattgaaattggatagctttagggcgcgttttcaaaaacaacaattgatttcaaaataacatgacaacaagcaaagcttccgcaatgaaagtattttctaaaattaatcacttttcctaaaaatgacttaatcaaatcggtttcctagaaatatccatgacgttaaggtgtggcaatggcggtatgcatgtctaggattggatccgaaaggagcttggtacttaagcagtctgatggactcaccacctcttttccggtttcctacctggtgcacagcttccattcactttaacctataatgaaattatcttttaaaacactaagtaagtttttctggatcaacaatataaaatgttttgaacgcttcgatgtggcatgtcggatccgatcataacgtctgggtcgggtttggggtgttacaatgatggCTAGATAACAAGTCTAACACATTAACACCATATAGCACAGGACCCTTATCTATAAATACCCTAAGAATGATGAAGAAAAGATCAACTCTTCAAGAATACCTAGCTTACTCTCTCTTTACTCAACTTGCAAACTCTCTCCAACTTCATTCTCCATAACCTTCGGCTCTCCACCCTGACTTAGTGAACCAATCATCTCAACAACCATTCTCCTCTCTTTTGGACCCTTTCCTTGTTGAGCATTGTATCAATAAAGGTTGATTAATACAAACCCTTGAAGAAATTAGGATTAATTGTTTCTATAATCTTAAACATTTTTGTTTAGAAATTATTGTTGCTAGTGTGATTATTGTGAATATTGTATTTGTATTCAATTTTGTGTTTAACATTGTGATTCTCAttacacaaaaataaaataaaattgtataaaGCAAATCAACGAATAAGAAAATTGAACACAAAACACTTAGGGCAACGTAAAGATACATCAAGTTTCATCGCACAATAGTTCATTTCTTTGTATTGCTTTTTTAAGGCCTAGTTGAGGTCATTGTCTTGGACGAGTTTAATCTAAGATAATATCAATCGGACATCTTTAAATGCATAAAAGAATTTTATTCTGACTCTTCATTTTCTTAAAATGATCTTTAGAAATTTCACATACTTAGATTTGTTGTTCCCTCAAGAGGAGTAAAACAAGGCGAAGACCTTAGTATTAACTTTGAGACTTGTGCAAATTATGAAATGGTTTCCCACCCAGCTTCAgataatggtcatttttccaaagcATTCTAATTCATTGCTTTCGAGTACAAAGTCTCTAATTTATACTAATGTCCCCGATCGAGCTAGAATGTACAAGTAGATTAGGCTCTTCTTGGTATGGCACTTTACCCCTCTCCAAGGTCCCTCCCTATCAAAAGATATTCGAACCACATCCATTGGGCAAGGGTTTGTTTTGTTAAAACTAATTTTATTTTTGACCTTTTAAATAATTAAGtggtttttatttttgtaaaaaaaattaatttttttgttgtaAAGTTTATTGCTTTATTTGTTCTAAATTTTAATGGAAATGGAGgaatattttaaaacaaagtcACTTATGAAATAAAGGAACACCAAGGAAAAACTAAAATAGCCAAAGTGAGATACAATtgtgaaaatattttttatagaaataaaataaaaactatattTATATGGATTTAAACCAAAGTATTAGATTTaatattagaaaattttcttaaaaaatatttttatatttatattggtTTTAAGGTCAATTCATCTACagtgaaattttttgttttctatcATTTTTACTTTAACAAAACATTTGTAATGAAAAAAcgaaaatgatttttattatttttaattttcacatatttttattttttcaaaaatcatttaaaaatttcaatcaaaTATGTTCTTTTtcaatgtttttttatttttaaaaaacgaAATTAACTTAAGTTTTCTAAAACCAAATGGGCCCTAAATTTCCAACTTTTCCCTactcggttttttttttttgaaacatctGTCCCTCGGTTTAATCCGGCACGTCTCCAAACTCGGGTATGAAGATATGGCTCTCAAAATATATGAAAGACATAAGAAAAacgaatatatattaaaaatatgtatggACACTCATACCCCAATCCGATCGGCCAAGCTAGGAAGGAGGGGCCTAGTATTCATGAGAAGCACGTTGAGGAATAGCCCCCACAaaggaaaatggaaaggaaacCAAAGACCTGCTTTCATGAttacaaaacaaaagaaagcaaagtttgcaaaaataaaataaacccacGGCACCAAAccatcacctagaaatttggttcataaagtaaacatatatatatgtatgtataatcATTTGGTGTGAAAGCCTAGCAGCAGTGAGGCATTTTAGGAGATGGGAAGAACAGGGGCAAGGTTGCCAGGTTTCTGTCTAAACAGGATTAGGCCTCATGTTAGAGTGAAGTCTCCTCCAATTCAAGCCAAGCCTAATCTGGATTCTTCTAAAACTGATCAAAAAGATGAAATTAGTGGCAACATTGGGGAAGATAAATCCAGAAATGGAGAAAAAACTGGGTTTTTAATTGGAAGGAAAATCATGATCGTGGTTGATTCCAGCATCGAAGCAAAGGGAGCTTTACAATGGGCACTTTCTCACACCGTTCAGTGTCACGACACTCTTGTTCTTCTTCATGTCACAAAGCCTTCAAAACAAGGTGCCAAACTGATCCAttttttttattccttttatGCTAAACATCAAAAATTGTTTTGATTATTACCTTGAATTACTCCGAATATAAGGAGATAAACTGATAACTGGAAAATACAGTGCCAAATACAAATGAAGATCACGACAAGAACAGAGCCCCAAGGGCATGTGAACCTGTTTCCTCGCTCAAAAACATGTGCAAACAGAAGAGACCTGAGGTAGGTTGCGACATAATGAATGCTATAATAGTCAGTCAAGTACTAGTTGGATTTttttacctatatatatatatttgttattttgCCAGTtaaaatcaaattctaattaattttaatatgaaaTATTACCAGCAAAACAAATTAAAACAGTTCCTATAATCATGCTAGTCTTGTTCTGTTCACAAAGACATACACTTAATT is part of the Gossypium arboreum isolate Shixiya-1 chromosome 5, ASM2569848v2, whole genome shotgun sequence genome and harbors:
- the LOC108452466 gene encoding universal stress protein PHOS32 → MGRTGARLPGFCLNRIRPHVRVKSPPIQAKPNLDSSKTDQKDEISGNIGEDKSRNGEKTGFLIGRKIMIVVDSSIEAKGALQWALSHTVQCHDTLVLLHVTKPSKQVPNTNEDHDKNRAPRACEPVSSLKNMCKQKRPEVEVEVAVVEGKEKGRTIVEEAKKQGVALLVLGQKKKSMTWRLVMMWAGSRMTGGVVEYCIQNATCMAVGVRRKSKKLGGYLITTKRHKDFWLLA